In Magnolia sinica isolate HGM2019 chromosome 16, MsV1, whole genome shotgun sequence, the genomic window GGAAAGAAAGGGTGTGTATTGAAAGGGAAGGGTGTAGATGTCAGATCCTTGAGCTTACTAGTAATAATGACCAGAACAGATCAACTTAAAAGGATGGGGAGTTGTTGGATACTCGGCTGCGTAtattgcttgatacacaggcaccaaGAAATATTACACGTGGCATATTCTAATTAAAATTAAACAGAGTAAATTGTGAAACTAACTGTCTCTTAAGTTataatccaaaaatcagattgtttgaaccATCCTAACGCCagattagtggacacttgtttgttggaatacgaccattggatatttttatttttaaccgtacAATACATTTCCACCAATCTAATGGTCAAATAATAAAAATAGCCTAATTTACATCTAAACAgtttgattatttggatgatttaatTTGAAGTACTTGTAtgcacgtatgcaatttctaattgATTTCTAAGtgaatgtgtatcatccatcacactttacCAGAGTATCAGAGATTTCCTCGAACGAtttaaagagagaaaaaaggaaactGATCAGGGACAATGAGAACCATAGGCAAATGTTTCTATGCAACTCATTTATACGGTATTGAGGTACGAATGGGATGTATTGGACACACAGACTTCCCAATCATTCAATCTGGACTGTCTATGTCGTGTGCAGCATTGGTGATGAGTCATACAAGCCTAACTGTCCCAATGGAGTCAACGGTGATTATTTGATagatggttgaaatttgacatagAAAAAACCTTTCTTATTATTAGTCATAGGGTCTGTTTGTTTTGCCAATTACCTGGCAATGTAAAGTAAATGTgtcattattatgattttaccactGCCAAACCAAATATGGAAATCGTTGGTCAAATGCTGATGTATTTAGGAGACAAGTGCCTATTTTAGTGATGATTTAACATGAATATAAAAATgtcattattatgattttactgCCGATAAACCAAATATGGTAATCGGCGGGCAAATGCAGATGTTGTTTGGAGACAAATagagtaatttgtaatcattgcacatttcctttacattaccATAGTAATTGGTGACACAAACAGGCTcttaatttttagttcatgattAGATGGTCAGAATTGTCCCATTTGGATGATCTTTAAGCATTGACTAtccgatgtggggcccactggttggTAGCTATTGATAGATGATTCAGTGGTCTGTTCATCCGGTAATGAGAGTTGGACCATAATATGGTGCCGAGTTGCATAGGATCATTTCCCTGCACACATACACATGCCATGATGATGATGTGAACCAATTCATCATAGAATACAATAATTTGATAAGGTTGTTCCAAGTCAGTCCATGATAAGAAGTGGGAAGTACATGAGGTGATTGCAATCTGATCATTAATATCCCCATTTGAAAAAGGTAGAGGTTTCATTTCTtggagagggtttttttttttttttttttttttgagaattaacGAAATTGcattaaaaaggaaaaacataTACAGCAGAAATTTCTTGGGGAGTTTTTGATACTCCAGCTGCaatgacgcttgatatgcaagCACTCAGAAATTGTTACATGGTTCaaattaactcaaatcaaactaaattgtggaacttaCTGTCGCGAAGTCAAAAGTCCCAAAATCCGATTGGTTGAACATTCCCAACCTCTTATTCAGGgacgcttgtttgttgaaataggactcttggatatttttcatttttaactctgCAATAATTTTACACAAATCcaatagttagataatcaaatacgCTTAAATTTTTGGGTGATGATACATCTAAAATGGGATCTGTAATCTTGAcactttaatttgaattacttgtattccaAGTATGAAATTTCTAATAGCCtgcatatcatctatcacactctgccagagtatcaaagttttttgtTCTCTTTTTATTCTTTACCCATActtgtgtgtgtgagtgtgcgtGCATGTGTTCTGGTGTGTGCTTTCGACAATAACAGTTGGAAAGCAATGTCTGGTTGGTTGTCAACAATGGATTGACAGATGTTCGTGGAGGACTTGGAAAGTTTGGGAAAGATCATGCAACCTAATGTCTTGAAGACAGAATTTCCAATTGTTGTTGAgcaaacaaaacaaaccaagatTGCTACTATAACATATCAGAACTATTGCTATGCATACCTATATGATTCTGGTGTCTGGCAAACAACTGTCGTTGGGTTGATGACAAATTGACAATATATCCAAGATGCATTTGTGGAAGTGGATTTAGAAGGCATGAAACAGGAACTTTGGATGAGGCGTATCACTTAATGTCCTGACGACAGTAATTTCCTCACTATTGGTTCTCTGGTATTGCAGGTTTACTCATGTAACTTATGTCACAAGGATGCAATGCATGTAAATTTGTGTTCCCTAAGGTCTCtaccctttaaaaaataaataacccTTAGGCCCCCTTTTTTGCTGGAATATGACCATTGAAGAGCTCCTCCTTTTTGTCTAGCCCTGTTGTAGCACAAATGCCAAGGAAATTAAAGACTAGGTTGGCCAACTACATGACCATTGGCAAGAGAATGGTCTCTCAAAAGGTCGAAAAAGTTTTGTTCCAACACAATCCCCTTTGGATACACATTGTACCATGCTCTGAGAAAGGCATGCGGCACATATGCCAATATGCTGAGGGGTGCCACCACCCATCTTCAAGCGCTCCATGTGCACCACATGCgctatcgaaggttttaaataataatattagGGGGCATATCGGCTTGTAAATAGCCAATACGATGCAGGCCAATATGAACCCATGTTGTGTATAGGGGGCattggatatttaaaaccatggtGCCACTACCAATCTTCAATTGCCTCGCATATGCTACATGTGCGACTCTCCATCTTCAAGTGCCTCACATGTGCCATACTGCCATCTTCAATCTTCAAGGAGTCCACATGTATCGTTATACATCTACATGCTCTATGTGTGCTAGTGTGCACAAGCACTACATGTGTTTGTCCATCCATCCCCATTCTAGGGTATTTAACAACATAAGGATAACATTACGGGCCCATATAGGATAGATGTCTAGATAGGCGTACTAGGACAGAGCTTTTTGCtactaccaaacaggcccttaatgtttAGAATGTTAGTGGAAACACTCTTAAGAAGAAACACATGGTGATTGCATAGAGAAAGAGGGGAAAGCCAAAGTGATGATTTTCCAACCCATGCATTCATCCTTTTATAGAGGACGAAGTGCTAACCCAATCGACACCATTGGTTCACTACCAATATGAATAGATAGTCGGAATTTTAACCCTACTCTTTACTTGCCAAGACGAGATAAACACGGCATACGATACACAACCTTAAGAACCAAATGCTGACATATCAATGATCTTTAATATGTATGCTTTAGGGCCCATCATTGCAAGGTTTAAGGGATAGCATTTGTTTTGGGAGACGGGGCTTGTATCAAGTTTTGGGAAGACATATTGCTCAATGACAGAAGACTGCACTTGGACTGCGGAAGGCTATATTGTTACTATCAACAAAGGAGAATTTGTGTTGCAATGCTTCAGTTCATCAGGAGGTGTCACATATTACTCTCCTACATTTTTTAGAAACCTTACAGATGAAGGGATTGAAGAATTTGTCAGGCTCAAAGAGAGGATGTGCAATTATGCAGTTATCCCTGAAGCTGTAACTAGTTGGCAATGGAAAAGGGGAAATTGTGCTCTTTCTTATTTAAATCTTTTTTCTTGGATGATTGATCCAAGAGCCTGCTTGTGGCATTTCGCTGGTCCACGAAGGGTGATTCTATTTGGTTGGTTATGTGCAAAAACAAAAGTGTTGACTATTGATATCTTTGGAACAGGGCATGATCAATAAGAATATATGCTTGTTATTGATCAATAAGAACATATACTAATGCCTCTCTCTCTTAAGACAATATCTCAAACTGGGTATGGGGTGCATGGAGTTTAAGGAAGTTCTATGGCACATTCTTTTCTGGTTGTTTTGTGGTCACTATGGAGAGAATGAAACAGAGGACTTTAAGCGACAAGTTGGAAGGGGCTGAAATGGTCTTCCAAAGGGCAAAAAGGTGGGCATTGCTTTGGTCCTCTAGAAATTTTCACTTAAAGGGATGCAATTGGGAATACATATTGGGTTTCTTTGGAAGTAGTGGTCTATGTAATTGAGGGTGAACTAGGATGACTCATCATCATCTGCTTGGCCTACTTTTATGCTCTTGTTTTTCACTTGTATCAATGAAGTTCTTAACTGCTTTTcattaaaagcaaaagaaaaataaaggatcAAGGCCTGTCTGTTGGCAACAAAAGTTCAATTTTGGATAGTTTCCAGCTCGTACCATACCTCAATGGTAGATATGTCATGTTTCAACATCAAGTTCTTGTGGGGCACTTGAAATTTGACGATGGAACATTTGGCATGTGTGGACTGTGGCACACATAGCACATGTGGGGTGATTGAAGATCATGTGAGGCACTTGAAGTGTATAGTGGCACTACTTGGTACAATAGGATAGTATCACATGTGATCCTCTCAGCATAGTACTACATGTGCCCATTAGGGTATGTGCTTCAACACAGCATTTTAACTTTTTTGAAAGACCATTCTCTCTCCAACACCCATGTAGATGGACAAACTTATCTTTAATTTCTTTTGCACGTGTCCTACAAAAAGGTCAACAcaaaccaagaacaagctctccaaTGATCATATACGGCTCgtcaccaaacaggcccttaggatctTAGTTTTCTTCATCATTAGGCATTTTGAGTCAAGTTCTTCCACTGTTTGAAGAGTAACTCATAAATGTGTATGCATTATCGATCAATTGTTTTTTGAAGTTTTGGAAAACAGTGGCTTATTATTGGAATATTTTCATAGATATTTGAAATTTAAGAAAAATTCTATATTGAGTTCTTTCtaataaaaaaatgatgcattgcATGTAACCAATTTGAACCTTTGGATGTTCTTTGGGAACAACTCTTCATCCTCTATAAAAGGTTGAAACGACATGTTGGAAAATCGTCTTTGCAAGTTCTTTCTCTTTGCTGTCACTCTTGAGTTTTTCCATTTCTTGTGGTTATTTTATCATTTCTGTGCATTATtggtttgtcatttcttgaagggTTGGAACCTTGAGAAACATATATATGTGGACATTGTATCATAAGGTAAAGCTTTCATAAGTTCACCTTTAATATTGGAAACCTATTGTCAACATGTTACAATCCTCAAAATACACCTTGCTTTAACTTTCTGTTTTCATTCCTTCCCAAAATCCATCTCCATAAAACCACCTTTAATGTTGTCATTGTCAACCCACCTTGTTTATCAACAAGTAATTCTTAAGGCCAGAGATTGATTCTCATGCTCAAGTGGTTAGGTTCCAACAATGAGGTCATGGGCTGGATTCTAAATTACGCATGAAATGTGAGTAAACTAGCAACTTCAAAACATTCCATTTGGCTATTGCAGAAATAGAAAATAATACAACCACATAATGTTCTTCTCCACTCCCACTCCAAACTGGAAAAATCAGATCAAGGAGTGATAGTTCATCAACAAAATAAGCAGTTCTATCTTCTGTCATGGACTTCTGTAAATCCACATGTTTCTCTCCCTTGAAACATAAGAAGCAGAATGACACCTTGTGACTGCTACTCATGAACAAATTGTGGTGCAACCCAGTATGCTTTCTTGGAAGAACTGTTTACATGCTGTCTTCATGGCATTATGGTTGTCAAAATGTGAAAGAATGAGAAAGAAATGACACAGAGAAGTCTCTAGCTAGGCTATGTTTTGTAATTGATCTTGATAATAATGGATCCCTTGATTTGGAAGATCATCTGCAACATCTTCCTCTTGAAAGCTTCTtctgttatcatcatcatcatagccttgtcccggCAATTTGGGTTCTGCTTTACTAATCCTATTTTTCGAAATCATATCTGGCATAGGAAGGTCCCTTAATTGTGTTGCAAAATCTCTAGGATTGACTGTCCACCTGATATCAACTCTACTTCATTACCAGCATTCAAAACATCTGGGACGTTGCATCCAAAGCAAAGTTTCCAGATTCTTCTGCGATACATTTATTGTCAGTCTCACGAATAATACAGTTGACTCATGAAGACTACCATTTTTATTATTTGCATGCGGGTTGTGGAAACAAGGAGTTGTATACaggtttagaagaaaaaaaaaacatatgtatTTGAAGTTTGAACAAGGTAAAATATGTGTTTAGTGTGTTGCAATGGACGCCTGTAATTTCTTCCAGGTAAGTGCAAGAACCTAATGCTACTTGCACTATCCCATAATttattcttcttctcctcttctaaTTATACTATCCTTCTAAGTGGGTGCCACCCCTGCTTCAAATTGCTCTTTGGATTCGTATTCTCACTCCCACTCCCATTTCCTAGCTGTGTATACTTTCTAACATTCTCAAATGGACACTTCCATGTTCTGCACGTGAATATGTTGTCACTATGCTTCCTTTCATGGAGCTAAAGGTAAACATTGTGACTTGTGAGTACGTAGAGTAGTATTTGTCTTTCTTCATTGCTGCTGCTTTGCTTCACGCTTCATGCAACTGTAGCTCAACATCGTGACTTGTGAGTATATAGGGTAGCTTCATTGGTAAATGGAAGATGCTTCTAGTGTAcaaccttttttattttatttttaggctgtAACATAGATTGGCATTTCGCCATATGTCAAGAACTGCATTGCTGACGAGTGGTCCTTAATGAATTTATTGGGTGATTGATATGTTTCTGACTGGATCATTTCCAGATGTTGTATGAACCAGGATTGTAGTATGATGTGGTTGGTTTATAGATGCTTAATGCCTGGAAGCCCATTTCTTTGAGATAGTTACACATTTGAATATTCAGTTTTAAACTTTTTGTGGGTTCTCATCTGGTGAATATCGTGCTTGTAATTACATTGCTATCTGTCAATGCAGTCTTCTAAAACTGTCAGCAATTCAGGAATTCTTCAAGTAATTTAATCTTGGTTGGAGTGCTCTGTTTACGCTAACAAAGCTGATATGGGGTCTGGGGAAGAAAGCACACCTGCAAAGCCTACCAAACCAGCTGCCACAACTCAGGTGCCCCACCCCTCTATCTTGTTCGATTCAGTCTAACGGTAGATGCTGAACTTCTATTTCATATTTACAGGAATTACCAACAACACCTCCATATCCTGATTGGGCATCACCTATGCAGGTTTATCATTGGAATTATGTCCGTTTTATTTATTGTTACGAAATGTTAGTTTCACAGATTTGTTTTTCAAGGTTCTAATTGAATTGCTTCAAAAGCTTACTGGTCAGTACGTTGAATAGGCATACTATGGTGCTGGAGCTACTCCACCTCCCTTTTTCACCTCAACCGTTGCTTCTCCACCACCACCTCATCCCTACCTGTGGGGTGGCCAGGTGATAATCTCTGTTCTTGTTGAGATTTGACTTTGCTGTGTATGAACAAAACAGCTTTTTCTGACTGCTTCTTGATGACATCTCAGCATTTAATGCCACCATATGGGACCCCGCCACTACCATACCCCGCCATATATCCTCACAGTGGACTTTATGCCCATCCACCCATGGCTGCGGTAAGTAATTGTCATTTTACTTTCATTTAATTCCATTAATCTTTTCAACTTCACAGATGATATTTCAGACCCCTTTGATTGTGAATATCTTCCTTTCACAGCCTTATTCTGACAAAAGTCACATGAAACAAATGTTGCATTTTCACAAATGTGATGAAAATGGCATGTGGTTGATGTTGCAATTGAATGACTAGCACTGTAGCATTACATGCAGATGTTTTTAAATAGAATTTTTGTTATCGAGAATTTTTGAATGACTATGCACTCTCGATGTTTTTAAATAGAATTTTTGTTATCGAGAATTTTTGAATGACTATGCACTCTCGATGTTTTTAAATGACTCTTGCCTGATGCAAAATGCTTTCAGATCCTCATGTTCAATGCATTCACAAAGTAATATTGTGCTCTGTAACTATTTCTACAGGGCACGGCAACAACCACCACAGGAACAGAAGGAAAGCCCTCAGATCCCAAAGACAAGAATTCGACGAAGAAGTCAAAGGGAAGTTCAGGAAATACAGGTCTTGCCGGCGGAAAATCTGGGGATGGTGGAAAGGCAGCTTCAGGTTCTGGAAATGATGGTGCCTCACTAAGGTGGTTTAGCTTGAAAGTTATCTATGAACATTTATTTTCAATATGTTTGATAATGTTCAAGTGGATTTTGGTGATTTTTTCATCTTTACGTTCATGTTTTTGTGCTTAACACTTTGATTTTATTGCTGGTAAACAGTGGTGAAAGTGGAAGTGAGGCTTCATCGGAGGCGAGTGATGAGAATACCAACCAACAAGTGCGTTTTTGGCTTAttttttcttctcattctctTATAACAATCCATTTTGTTGCAAGTAAGGACAAAGTTTGAGGGTTTTGACAGTTCCGCGATTATATATTTTCTTGGTACAGGATTTTTCTACGCATGGGAAGAGAAGTTTCAACCAGATGCTTGCAGATGGTATTGTTTCCATTTGAGATAAGCTTACTTAatgatgtgtttggatgctctatcAAACTGAATTGCAATAATCTAATTTAATACAGAAGAAATCACCGAAG contains:
- the LOC131228530 gene encoding G-box-binding factor 1 isoform X2, whose protein sequence is MGSGEESTPAKPTKPAATTQELPTTPPYPDWASPMQAYYGAGATPPPFFTSTVASPPPPHPYLWGGQHLMPPYGTPPLPYPAIYPHSGLYAHPPMAAGTATTTTGTEGKPSDPKDKNSTKKSKGSSGNTGLAGGKSGDGGKAASGSGNDGASLSGESGSEASSEASDENTNQQDFSTHGKRSFNQMLADGANAQNNAAYSTAAAEPSFPARGQPAPSLPVSVPGKPVVPVPATNLNIGMDLWNASSAGSVPIKARPAAAGVPPAVVPAPMQPEHMWIPDERELKKQRRKQSNRESARRSRLRKQASINHIQGGKEWDFKKDGDASLEEKCLVIQDTPEKFLCANH